The sequence GACGCCGAACTTGTCCAGCACGCCCATCTTGCGCAGCGACAGCGCGCAGTTCAGCGCCGTCTGGCCGCCCATGGTCGGCAGCAGCGCATCGGGGCGCTCCTTCTCGATGATCTTGGCGACCACTTCGGGGGTGATCGGCTCCATATAGGTGGCGTCGGCCAGGTCCGGATCGGTCATGATCGTCGCCGGGTTCGAATTCACCAGGATGATCCGGTAGCCCTCTTCCTTGAGCGCCTTGCACGCCTGGGTGCCGGAATAGTCGAACTCACAGGCCTGCCCGATAATGATCGGACCCGCACCGATGATGAGGATCGACTTGATATCGGTACGTTTTGGCATGGTGCTCGCTCGACTTTAGTGCGCGTCATTGACGCTGGGTCGGGCGAGAGAATCACCCGGCTCGTGACCACCCGCACCACATGCGCACGGCAACAGGGCGTTGCGGCGCTCGGGGAAGGCTTGGACCGGGTGGTTAGGTGGGCGGTGTAACCGAAGTGAGGGGGGAAGGGAAGGGGGCCGTCGAAGGCGCCAGCTCGACGAGTTGCGTGGGCAAGGTCCTTGGTAGGGTGTAAGTCGCCAATTGGCGACTTACTAGGTTGGCGGTCAGGCCGCCGTCAGCGTCATGCCAGCCGCAATAGCGTGCCGCTGAATCCAAGCATGGATATCAGGCCGCATCTCATGGCCGGCGAACGAAGTCACCTTCATTACCATCAGGCTGTCGTTGTAGTCAGCGAACGGGAGCAACAACTGCCGGAATTGGAGCGGCTCCATTGTGACCGCCGTCCACCAGAGGGACTGCTGAATGCGTATGGCCCCGAGCGCCTCAAGTTTCTCGATGAGACCGCGGTAGTTCTGGCCTTCACGGTACAAGTCGTAAGCAACCGCCAAGATGTGGGGATGCGCCGGCGGAGGAGGCTGGAAGTAGGTGGTCCAATCGACCACGGACGGTAGGGTAGTCATGAAGCGGGAACTCCTTGCTTCGTGGACCCCGCGGCGCTAAACCCTGCAGTGTTAGAACCTGGTCGCGTGCCGCCCTGCGTCGTGCAGCTTGGCACGAATCAGAAGAGGGGTTTGTCCGATATGGACATTCCCCTCTTATCCTGGCGCTTTTATCACCACAAGCTCAGAGCGTGTGGATATCACAGCCAGAAGTGTTTTGGTTCTGTTCGTGCCTGGTGTCAAGGCGAACAATGCGTGATTCATGCACTCGTGATGTTGTGTCGCAGGCTAATGGGCCCCCAAACGAGCTTTCTTCTGCTTCTGTACGGGCAAGCGTGTAGGATAAGGCCGAGCCTCTTCAAGAAGCTCGCGGACCGATGTCACACTTCTCTAGGAGTCGGGATCAGTCGCACTGCGTTGATGTCATTCCGGTGAGGGCCGGAATCCATCCCGAGGTGCGACCTCAGCCGCCAGCAGCGCTGGCTATCCGCGGCTTGACTAGCCTGTTAGGACGGATCCCGGCTTCGCCGGGATGACACGGTGGGTGGGGGTGGGCATCGTGCCCGCATTAGGGTCGATCCCCAATTCCACCCACTCACCGCGCGTCACCCTCGGGCTTGACCCGAGGGCTCTGTACTTCACGATGCCGGCAATGGGCGGCTTTGCATACATCCTGGCCAATATGTGACCCGGGCGCACCTATATCGGTGTGACCAACGATCTCGTTCGTCGGGTTTATGAGCACCGTGAAGGGCTGGTCGAAGGATATACGAAGTCCCGCGACATCAAGCGTCTCGTGTATTTCGAGCAGCATGACGACATCACCACGGCCATTCAGCGCGAAACGTCGCTCAAGCGATGGTACGCCCGCTGGAAGCATGCGCTGATCGAGGAGAGCAACCCCGAATGGCGCGACCTTTGGGACGACATCGTCAAGTGAAGAGCCCTCGGGTCAAGCCCGAGGGTGACGGCAGGTGGGGTGGCGGCCGGTGATGGGTACCGGAAGCGGCACGCGCCCACACCAGGTCGCCCCGATTTCCACCCCCCCACCGCGCGTCACTCTCGGGCTTGACCAGAGGGCTCTGTACTTCAAGATGTCGGCAATGGGCGGCTTTGTGTACATCCTTGCCAATATGCGACGCGGGCGCACCTATATCGGTGTGACCAACGACCTGGTTCGCCGGGTCTATGAGCATCGGGAGGGTATGGTCGAGGGATACACGAAGTCCCGCGACATCAAGCGCCTCGTGTATTTCGAGCAGCATGCGGACATCACCATGGCCATTCAGCGCGAAACGTCGCTGAAGCGATGGTACAGCCACTGGAAGCATGCGCTGATCGAAGAGCACAACCCGGAATGGCGTGATCTCTGGGATGACGTCGTCAAGTGAAGTGCCCTCGGGTCAAGCCCGAGGGTGACGGCCGGTGGGTGGGGTAAACCTTTGTGCCCAACAAAAACTTATCCCCGCCCCCCAAAATCACGCGCCATACTCCGCCCATTCCCGCCGCTCACGCGGTGCCGACGAAGCATCGGGCGGGGAGATGGGTGGATCGGGGTCGCCTGGTCCAGGCAGGGGAAACCCGGCAGCTGCGCTTGCGACACAGCGTACCTGGCCCGAACCTGCCCAAAACCCCAGTCGTGTGAAGCGGCTTTCGCCTCTTCAATAATCAATCAGGCGGCGCAAGCCGTCGGGGCGAAAGCCGCTTCATGCCGTGATCTAGGGCGCTCTTGCGCTCCGTAACCGTAAGCGAAAGCCGGGCGGCATATCATGCTGGGCGGCGCAGCCCGCCTTTCAGGAGTTTATCTTGACGCCACTCGCAGCTTCACCCCCTCCCTACCTCCCCCATCAAGGGGGAGGTTTCCCTCCACTCTTTGGCGCCATCTCGCACCAGGCACGGAACGGCACCTCCCCCTTGATGGGGGAGGTTGGGAGGGGGTGACCGGGACGTGGGCAACTCCCAGAATTGACCATGCGTCCACAACTCCCCTTAAGCATTGCGCGCTATCCTCCCCGCAGCATCGGGAGTGTCCCATGACCACAGCCACCATCCACCTCTCCGAAGTCGTCGGCGCGCTCAGCTATGCGCTCGACATCACCGAGGGCCAGCCGGTCGGCCATAGCCTGCGCTGTTGCTGGATCGGCATGCATGTGGGCATGGAACTGGGCCTCGAACCCGCCCAGCTCTCGGAGCTCTATTATACGCTGCTGCTCAAGGATATCGGCTGCAGTTCCAATGCGGCGCGCATCTGCCAGCTCTACCTGGCCGACGATCTGAGCTTCAAGGCGGGTTACAAGACCGTCGACAGCAGCCTGCCTGATATCCTGCGCTTTCTCCTCGCCCATACCGGGCGCAATTCGGGTCTGGTCGAGCGGCTGCAGGCCATGGTCAACATTGCCCGCAATGGCGGCGAAATCTCGCGCGAGCTGATCGAAACCCGCTGCCAGCGCGGCGCCGATATCGCCCGCAGCATGCGGTTTTCCGAAGACGTGGCGCAGGGCATTCTCGATCTCGACGAGCACTGGGACGGCAGCGGCCAGCCGCTGGGACTGACGGGGACGCGGATTTCGCTGTTCGGGCGCATCGCGCTCATGGCGCAGGTGGCCGATGTGTTCTTCATGCGCGGGGGCCCCGAGGCGGCGATAGCCGAAGTCACGTCGCGCGCCGGCCGCTGGTTCGATCCCGATCTCGCCGCGATACTGGCCGCGATCGGCCGCGATCCCCAGTTCTGGGCGCCGCTCCTCGGCAATGACCTCGATGTCAGGGTCGTCGATCTCGAACCGCATGCGCTGATGCGCGCGGTCGACGAGGATTATCTCGATGACATCGCCGCCGGCTTTGCCCGCGTGGTCGATGCCAAGAGCCCGTTCACGGCGGGCCATAGCGACCGCGTCGCCCTGTTCGCCGACCTCATCGCCGAGGAACTCGGCTATGCGCCCGACCGCCGCCGCTGGATCCGTCGCGCCGCGCTGCTGCACGATATCGGCAAGCTGGGCGTGTCCAATGCGGTGCTCGACAAGCCGGGCAAGCCCGACGAGGCCGAATGGGCCGCCATCAAGCGGCACCCCGAACTGGGCCGCATCATCCTCTCCAAGATATCGGCCCTGCGCGACCTGGCGCGGGTCGCCGGCGACCATCATGAGCGCCTCGACGGCAAGGGCTATCCCAAAGGCATCAGGTCCGACGAGATCGATCGCGATACGCGCATCGTCACCACCGCCGACATTTTCGATGCCCTCACCGCCGACCGCCCCTATCGCAAGGCCATGCCCGTCAGCCAGGCCTTCGTCATCATGGAAGCCGACCTGGGAACGGCCATCGATCCGGATTGCCTTGCCGCCCTCCGGCGCGGCTTTGTCCGCATGGAGGGCGTCGCCGCCTGACCGGGTGCAAAGAAAACTTGGCTCGGCTGTCGAGGCGTGCTCGTCTCGTTCGTTGTCTGGATGAAGTCCACCCACCGGAGCCTCGTCATGACCGCCACCATCACCGCCTTCGCGACCTCCCCCGACCGCGGCCGGGGCCTGGCCCGCGACATGCAGGTGCGCTGGGCACTGGAGGAAGTCGGCCAGCCCTATGATGTCCGGCTGGTGTCGTTCCAGGCCATGAAGGCCCCGGCGCACCGGGCGGTGCACCCCTTCGGGCAGATCCCGACCTACGAGGACGGCGAGTTATCCCTCTTTGAATCGGGCGCCATCGTGCTGCATATCGCCGAGCGCCATCTCGGCCTCCTGCCCGAGGAGCCCAATGCCAGGGCACGGGCCATCATGTGGATGTTCGCCGCCGTCGACACGCTCAAGGCGCCGATCATCGAGCGCGAAGCCGCCTGGCTGATCGAACGCGACAAAAGCTGGTTTGCCGAGCGGCAGATCATGCTCGACGGCAATGTGCGCAAACGGCTGGGCGAATTGTCCGTCCGGCTAGGCGAGGCCGATTGGCTCGATGGCGATTTCAGCGCCGCCGACATCATGATGGTGGGGCTGCTGCGGCGCCTCGAGACGACGAGCCTGCTGGATGACTATCCCAACCTCCTCGCCTATGTCGCCCGCGGCAAGGCGCGGCCCGCCTTCAAGCGCGCCTTCGCGGCGCAGTATGCGGTATTCACCGATAGCCAGCCCGTGGGCTGAAAAGGAGTTCTGTCATGACCGCCGGGAACAGCTATCTGGTCCTGCTGCGCGGCATCAATGTCGGCGGCAAGAACAAGCTGCCGATGGCGGCGCTGAGGTCGTTTCTGGAAGACCTCGGCTTCGAAAATGTCAGCACCTATATCCAGAGCGGCAATGCCATCGTGCAGTCCGACCTTGGAGCGGCCAGCATCGCCAGCAAGATCGAGAAGGAACTGGTCAGCGCCTTCGAACTGGATAGCGACCTCGTCAAGGTCCTCGTGCTAGGCCGCAGCCAGCTCAAGGCCGTCGTCGATGACCGGCCCAGGGGTTTCGGCGACGAGCCGGACAAATATCACTCGGACGCGATCTTCTTGATGGGTCTCAGCCCGAAGGAAGCGCTGACCGCATTCTCGCCGCTCGAGGGTGTCGATACGCTGTGGCCGGGCAAGGGCGTCATCTATTCCCAGCGCCTCAGCGCCAAGCGCACCAAGAGCCGGCTGAACCGGATGATGGCCTCGCCGCTCTACAAGTCCATGACCGTCCGCACCTGGGGCACGGTCACCAAGTTGCTGGACATGCTGTGACGATGTTTATCGCGGCCGGATATTTATGGTCACGGTGACGGAGTCGCCAGCGGTAAGGCCGGCCTGGCGGCGCACCGCGTCTTTGAGCGGCAGCAGGTAGCCGTCGTCCTTGGGAAACAGCGAGGTGGTGAAGGTGATGTCGCCGATTGCCGCCGTCACCGGGATCATACCCCAGCCGTAACTCACCCGCCGGGCCGCGCTGGAGATGTCAGCGACGTGGGTGGCGGGAACAGGGGCAAAGAAGAACGGGGATGGGCCGCGCCATTCGATGATCTCGGTTTCGAAAGCGAATTCCATCCCCGGATCGCTCACAGCTGCCATAATCCCACGCGCAGCCCGCCATGGAGAACGGTGGGTTCGGTCAGTTTCAACCCCAGGCCGGTGGCCCTGGCCAGGTCCTTGTCGGTGGTGATGATCCCCACCCGCCAGCCGGGAAACCTGGCGCGGATGACATTGCCAAGGGTCCTATAGAGGCCCATGAGCGGCGCCTTGTTGCCGATGCGGGTGCCATAGGGTGGGTTGACGACGAAGATCCCCGGGGGCCCCGGGGGCGGCTCCAGCGTCTCGATCGTACGCTGCTCGAAGCGCACCCAATCGCTTACGCCGGCGCGTTCGGCATTCTCGTTGGCCAGGCGGATGGCGCCGGCATCGCGATCCGAACCATAAAAGCGGGCGCCCGGTGTTTTCGCTGCGGCTGCGGACCGCAGCTTGTCCCACGTCTTCGCATCAAAGCCAACGAGGTGCTCGAAAGCAAAGCTGCGTTCGCGACCGGGCTTCAGGCCCAGGGCGATTTCCGCGGCCTCGATGACAAAGGTGCCCGAACCGCACATCGGGTCGAGCACGGTCTGGCTGCCGTCGAAGCCGCATTGGCGCAGGAACATGGCTGCCATGGTTTCGCGCATCGGCGCCTTGGCCACGCCTTCCTTGAAGCCGCGCTTGTGCAGCGACTCGCCTGTGGTGTCGACGCTGATGGTCACTAGGTCGTCCTCGATCCGCACCATGACGCGGACCTGGGCATCGTCGGCAATGGGGGCGCCCAGTTCTTCGGCTATCGCCTTGGCGACGCGCTGGCTGGCGGCGCCGGCATGGTAGATGCGGGAGCGCTGGCAGCTGGCCTCCACCTTTACCGACACATCGGGGCGCAGCATGCCGGCCCAATCGAGTTTGCGGGCGCGCTTGTCGAGCTGGGCCAGGTGCATGGCGCGGAAGCTGGCCATGCGCGCCAGCACGCGGGTGGCTCCGCGCAGTTCGAGGTTGGCCCGCCACACGTCCGGCCAGAGGCCGGTGAAGGCGACGCCGCCCTCGACCACCGTGGCGTCGAAGCCGGCAGCACGCGCCTCATCGCAAAGCGGTGTTTCGAGCCCCGGCGTAGCGACGAGGTAGATTTCGAACGGCTGCGTGGTCATGGGTCAGCACTAGCCCGTCGGCCGGCGGGCGGCAATGGTCCGGCGCGGCGCGGAGGTCATTGACCAATTTGAGACGCGCGTATCATATTGACACCAGCGTATCGCAACGAGTGGGCATAAGCCCACCGCGCGGTTTAGGGAGGATGGGATGGAACGCAACAACTACCCGCGACTGCACAATGCGGCGTGGCCAGGCGTCGTGGGAAAGGGCGCGCCCGACAGCGAGCCCATCATTGGGCTCGACACGCTGCTGGAATTGACCGCCGGCGCCGAGCATGAGGGGCAAAAGTTCGATGGCATCGACCTCTGGCTGGCCGACCCGCATATCTCCATCGATTCCAGCCAGGACGACATCAAGCGCGTCTCGGACCACATTGCCAGCTATGGGCTGACCGTCGGGTCGTTTGTGGCACCGATCTGGGGCGGCGCCGGTGGCGGTTCGGCGATGGGCGACGATGCCGAGGTGGCCCGCTTCCTCAGCCAGGTCGAGAAGGCGTGCCGCATCGGCCGGTGGATGCGCGATATCGGCATCCGGCCCAGCGGCGGCGTACGCATCGACTCCTCCGTTGGCGTCGGTCCATGGGACGCCGACCCTGAAGGCAATACCAGACGCATTGCCGAGACCTTTCGGGCTGCCGGCAAGATCGCCCAGGATCATGGTGAGTTCCTGGTGGCGGAAGGCGAGATCTGCTGGGGCGGCATGCATTCCTGGCGCGAGAATGTGAAGCTGCTCGAAATGGTGGGCATGCCCGGCGTCGTTGGCTACCAGGCCGATATGGCGCATTCGATGCTGTTCGTGCTCGGCGCCAATGCCGAGAAGGACAGGCTGCTCCCCGCCGACTTCGACTGGTCCGACAAGGCGGCGCTCGACGCGGCTTATAAAAAGGTGGCGGATGCGCTGCGGCCCTGGACGATGGACTTCCACGTCGCGCAGAACGATGGCACGACCTTCGGCTCGGGCGATCATGAAAAGACCGGTCGGCATTGCCAGATCGACGACCCTAATGGACGGCTCGATGTCACCAAGCATGCGGGCTACTGGCTGCGCGACAGCTCGGGCAATCTCACCAAAAAGATGCGCCACATCTGCTGGGACGGTTGCATGTTCCCCAATGCGGTGATGGAGCGGCAGGACACCTGGAACAAGGTGCTCGGTGCCATGGTCGCGGTGCGCGACGCCCATGGCTGGCGCGAATAGGAGGCCGACATGACCAAGCAACTCAATATCGGCATGATTGGCTATGGCTTCATGGCCCGCGCCCATTCCAATGCCTGGACCAATGTCTCCCACTTCTTCGACACCGGCTATCGGCCTGTGCTCAAGGCGGTGGCGGCCCGAAACGTCAGCAAGGTCCGCCACTTCGCCGAGGCCTGGGGCTATGAGAGCCAGGAGAGCGACTGGCGCCACATGGTCGAGCGCGCCGATATCGACGCCATCGATATCTGCGTGCCCAATGACCTGCATGCCGAAATCGCCATTGCTGCTGCGCAGGCCGGCAAGATGGTGCTGAGCGAAAAGCCTCTCGCCCGCACCGAGGCGGAGGGCAAGCCGATGGTAGACGCGGTGGAGAAGGCCGGCGTCGCCAACATGGTCTGGTACAATTACCGGCGTGTTCCGGCAGTTATGCTGATCAAGCAGATGGTGGAGTCGGGCCGCCTCGGCACGATCTTTCACTATCGCGCCAAGTTCCTGCAGGATTGGACGATTTCCCCCGACGTGCCGCAAGGCGGCCAGGCCACGTGGCGCCTCGATGTCGACGCCGCCGGCTCGGGTGTCACGGGCGATCTGTTGGCCCACTGCCTCGACACGGCGATCTGGATCAATGGCGGCATTTCCTCGCTGACGGCGATGACCGAAACCTTCATCAAGGAGCGCAAGGACGCGGCCACCGGAGAGAACAAACCTGTCGGCATCGACGATGCTGCGGCCGTGCTGACCCGCTTCGCCAATGGCTCGTTGGGTACGTTCGAATCCACGCGCTACGCGCGCGGCCACAAGGCCGGCTACACGCTCGAAATCAATGGCGAGAAAGGCTCGCTCGCCTGGGACCTGCATGATCTGAACCGCGTGCAGTTTTTCGATCATTCGGTCGCCGGGGCCCAGCGGGGCTGGACCAATATCCTGGTCACCGATGGCGACCACCCTTATCTGGGCAAATGGTGGGTACCTGGCCTCATCATCGGCTACGAGCATTCCTTCACTCATCAGGTTGCCGATTTCCTCGACGGGGTGCGAACCAGCAAGCCTGCTGCTCCGACCTTCCGCGAGGCGCTGGAAACCAACCGGGTCTGCGATGCCATCCTGGCCTCGGGCAAATCCGGGCAGTGGGTCAATCTCTGACGCTCACGCCTTGTGCGCGGCCATCGCCTCGTAAAATGGCCGCGCCTGGTCGGCGATAACACGCAGACGGTCGGGCAGGGTGATGGCCTTGTCGTCGGGTGGCGCGAAGCCGGTGCTCTCGAAGATGGCCCCATACCAGTGCGGCGCCCAGACTCCGTCGTCGGGATGCTGTCCCTTCGGCCAACTGAGCATGGCCTTGGAAAACGGCAGGTCGATCGCCGCGCAGAGTGCCGACAGGGCGCGGTGCGGATCGCGGCGTACATCCTCGGAGTCGACGACGACCGGCGGCTTGCCTGTTCGTTGGGCGACACGGTCGAACAGCCTGGCCTGCTCAGCAAAGCCGATATCGCGCAGGGCGACCTCTTCGCGCTTCTGCGCATAGGAGGCAAGCACCCGTTCAGGGCTGCGCAGCAGGAAGACGTTGGTCACGTGGTCCATCCAGTCGAGCGGAAAGCCCTCGATCATGTGATGCGCCATGTGCTTCTGGTACCAGACCGTCTTGCCAGACGGCACGGGGCCAAGCATGTCGGCTGCGACCTCGTGCGGGTCCTGTGGCTGGCTGGCAAGCACTTCGGCATTCATCGGATGGACGATGCCGGTCGCCGCAAGATAGGCCGCGTAAAACGGCTCGTCGCTGACGGCACAGTCACCTCGGGACGAAAAGGCCCGCATCATCGCGGTCGACAGGTTGCGCGGCCCCGACCACATGGCAATACGGCGGATGGTCATGGCCGATAGATCTCCTCTTCGATCAGTTCTCGATACAGCTCCTGCAGCCGCAGTGTCATCTTGCCTGGGATCGGGCCTGGGTCGGTCAGCGGATGGCCCATGCGGCGGCCATCGACCTCGCGCACCGCGGTCAAACCGGCAAAGGTGCCGGTGACGAAGGCTTCGTCGGCGCCATAGACGTCGGTCAGTGAGAAGTTCTTCTGCCGCACGGTGATGCCGGCGCGCTCGGCCACGCGGATGATGTTGCCGCGGGTAATGCCGCCCAGGCAGTAGTCGCCGGTCGAAGTCCAGACCTCGCCGCGGCGCACGATAAAGAAATGCGTGGAATTGCAGGTCGCAACAAACCCCTGCGGATCGAGCATCAGCGCTTCGTCGGCCCCGGCCTTGGCCGCCTGGATGCAGGCCTGGATGCAGTTGAGCTTGCTGTGCGAATTGAGCTTCTGGTCCTGCATATCAGGCGCCGTGCGCCTGATGGTGGAGGTGAAGAGCGAAATCCCATCCGGCTTGGGTGAG comes from Devosia oryziradicis and encodes:
- a CDS encoding GIY-YIG nuclease family protein, with amino-acid sequence MGVTNDLVRRVYEHREGLVEGYTKSRDIKRLVYFEQHDDITTAIQRETSLKRWYARWKHALIEESNPEWRDLWDDIVK
- a CDS encoding GIY-YIG nuclease family protein, translating into MGGFVYILANMRRGRTYIGVTNDLVRRVYEHREGMVEGYTKSRDIKRLVYFEQHADITMAIQRETSLKRWYSHWKHALIEEHNPEWRDLWDDVVK
- a CDS encoding HD-GYP domain-containing protein — protein: MTTATIHLSEVVGALSYALDITEGQPVGHSLRCCWIGMHVGMELGLEPAQLSELYYTLLLKDIGCSSNAARICQLYLADDLSFKAGYKTVDSSLPDILRFLLAHTGRNSGLVERLQAMVNIARNGGEISRELIETRCQRGADIARSMRFSEDVAQGILDLDEHWDGSGQPLGLTGTRISLFGRIALMAQVADVFFMRGGPEAAIAEVTSRAGRWFDPDLAAILAAIGRDPQFWAPLLGNDLDVRVVDLEPHALMRAVDEDYLDDIAAGFARVVDAKSPFTAGHSDRVALFADLIAEELGYAPDRRRWIRRAALLHDIGKLGVSNAVLDKPGKPDEAEWAAIKRHPELGRIILSKISALRDLARVAGDHHERLDGKGYPKGIRSDEIDRDTRIVTTADIFDALTADRPYRKAMPVSQAFVIMEADLGTAIDPDCLAALRRGFVRMEGVAA
- a CDS encoding glutathione S-transferase family protein, with translation MTATITAFATSPDRGRGLARDMQVRWALEEVGQPYDVRLVSFQAMKAPAHRAVHPFGQIPTYEDGELSLFESGAIVLHIAERHLGLLPEEPNARARAIMWMFAAVDTLKAPIIEREAAWLIERDKSWFAERQIMLDGNVRKRLGELSVRLGEADWLDGDFSAADIMMVGLLRRLETTSLLDDYPNLLAYVARGKARPAFKRAFAAQYAVFTDSQPVG
- a CDS encoding DUF1697 domain-containing protein translates to MTAGNSYLVLLRGINVGGKNKLPMAALRSFLEDLGFENVSTYIQSGNAIVQSDLGAASIASKIEKELVSAFELDSDLVKVLVLGRSQLKAVVDDRPRGFGDEPDKYHSDAIFLMGLSPKEALTAFSPLEGVDTLWPGKGVIYSQRLSAKRTKSRLNRMMASPLYKSMTVRTWGTVTKLLDML
- a CDS encoding DUF1905 domain-containing protein, with amino-acid sequence MEFAFETEIIEWRGPSPFFFAPVPATHVADISSAARRVSYGWGMIPVTAAIGDITFTTSLFPKDDGYLLPLKDAVRRQAGLTAGDSVTVTINIRPR
- a CDS encoding THUMP domain-containing class I SAM-dependent RNA methyltransferase, whose product is MTTQPFEIYLVATPGLETPLCDEARAAGFDATVVEGGVAFTGLWPDVWRANLELRGATRVLARMASFRAMHLAQLDKRARKLDWAGMLRPDVSVKVEASCQRSRIYHAGAASQRVAKAIAEELGAPIADDAQVRVMVRIEDDLVTISVDTTGESLHKRGFKEGVAKAPMRETMAAMFLRQCGFDGSQTVLDPMCGSGTFVIEAAEIALGLKPGRERSFAFEHLVGFDAKTWDKLRSAAAAKTPGARFYGSDRDAGAIRLANENAERAGVSDWVRFEQRTIETLEPPPGPPGIFVVNPPYGTRIGNKAPLMGLYRTLGNVIRARFPGWRVGIITTDKDLARATGLGLKLTEPTVLHGGLRVGLWQL
- a CDS encoding TIM barrel protein, translated to MERNNYPRLHNAAWPGVVGKGAPDSEPIIGLDTLLELTAGAEHEGQKFDGIDLWLADPHISIDSSQDDIKRVSDHIASYGLTVGSFVAPIWGGAGGGSAMGDDAEVARFLSQVEKACRIGRWMRDIGIRPSGGVRIDSSVGVGPWDADPEGNTRRIAETFRAAGKIAQDHGEFLVAEGEICWGGMHSWRENVKLLEMVGMPGVVGYQADMAHSMLFVLGANAEKDRLLPADFDWSDKAALDAAYKKVADALRPWTMDFHVAQNDGTTFGSGDHEKTGRHCQIDDPNGRLDVTKHAGYWLRDSSGNLTKKMRHICWDGCMFPNAVMERQDTWNKVLGAMVAVRDAHGWRE
- a CDS encoding Gfo/Idh/MocA family protein, giving the protein MTKQLNIGMIGYGFMARAHSNAWTNVSHFFDTGYRPVLKAVAARNVSKVRHFAEAWGYESQESDWRHMVERADIDAIDICVPNDLHAEIAIAAAQAGKMVLSEKPLARTEAEGKPMVDAVEKAGVANMVWYNYRRVPAVMLIKQMVESGRLGTIFHYRAKFLQDWTISPDVPQGGQATWRLDVDAAGSGVTGDLLAHCLDTAIWINGGISSLTAMTETFIKERKDAATGENKPVGIDDAAAVLTRFANGSLGTFESTRYARGHKAGYTLEINGEKGSLAWDLHDLNRVQFFDHSVAGAQRGWTNILVTDGDHPYLGKWWVPGLIIGYEHSFTHQVADFLDGVRTSKPAAPTFREALETNRVCDAILASGKSGQWVNL
- a CDS encoding sulfotransferase-like domain-containing protein, with translation MTIRRIAMWSGPRNLSTAMMRAFSSRGDCAVSDEPFYAAYLAATGIVHPMNAEVLASQPQDPHEVAADMLGPVPSGKTVWYQKHMAHHMIEGFPLDWMDHVTNVFLLRSPERVLASYAQKREEVALRDIGFAEQARLFDRVAQRTGKPPVVVDSEDVRRDPHRALSALCAAIDLPFSKAMLSWPKGQHPDDGVWAPHWYGAIFESTGFAPPDDKAITLPDRLRVIADQARPFYEAMAAHKA
- a CDS encoding aminotransferase class IV; the encoded protein is MAYGVHAYADDLRNADILIAVNDTLVPRNQAVVSVFDSGFVLGDGVWEGLRLHQGGIPFLWAHLERLYEGAKALDFSVGLTPDALVTRIFDCLAANGMTDGVHIRLMVTRGIKATPYQDPRVTIGDATIVIIPEYKAPSPKPDGISLFTSTIRRTAPDMQDQKLNSHSKLNCIQACIQAAKAGADEALMLDPQGFVATCNSTHFFIVRRGEVWTSTGDYCLGGITRGNIIRVAERAGITVRQKNFSLTDVYGADEAFVTGTFAGLTAVREVDGRRMGHPLTDPGPIPGKMTLRLQELYRELIEEEIYRP